Proteins from one Mucilaginibacter jinjuensis genomic window:
- a CDS encoding acetate/propionate family kinase, with protein sequence MNIFVINSGSSSIKYQLFQMPSTSPICVGLIERVGYGDATITHKTYINGEEKLINETMPIPDYETGLNEVNRLLTDPEIGVIQNTSDIAAVGHRVVHGGERFTELTQITPEVKEELKQTFQLAPLHNPSAYKGIEVAEQIFTNATQLAVFDTAFHQTRPAKAYRFALPQSYYTEHHIRGYGFHGTSHKYVSEQAVAYLRKPDAKLISIHLGNGCSMTAIQNGQSLDTSMGFGPLSGLIMGTRTGDIDPTVIFYLVNELGYDINRVSDLVNKQSGMLGLTGFSDMRDITKAIEAGDENARLAYDMYAYRIKKFIGSYAAVLNGIDAIIFTAGVGENDAQVRQLACDDLQYLNIHIDREKNYTRQPGIREINTHYSPVKILVVPTNEELEIANQCYARLKG encoded by the coding sequence GTGAATATTTTTGTAATTAACTCGGGCAGCAGCTCTATCAAATATCAGTTATTCCAGATGCCGTCAACCAGCCCTATTTGTGTGGGTTTGATTGAGCGTGTAGGCTATGGCGATGCCACCATTACCCATAAAACTTACATTAATGGCGAAGAAAAGCTAATTAACGAAACCATGCCCATACCCGATTACGAGACCGGCCTGAATGAAGTTAACCGCCTGTTGACCGATCCTGAAATTGGCGTAATCCAGAATACATCGGATATTGCTGCCGTAGGCCACCGCGTTGTACACGGCGGCGAACGCTTTACCGAGCTTACCCAAATTACCCCAGAGGTAAAAGAAGAGTTAAAGCAAACTTTTCAGTTAGCCCCACTGCACAATCCATCAGCCTACAAAGGTATTGAAGTGGCCGAGCAAATCTTTACCAACGCTACTCAACTGGCAGTTTTTGATACCGCTTTCCATCAAACCCGCCCGGCAAAAGCTTATCGTTTTGCTTTGCCTCAATCTTATTATACAGAGCATCATATCAGGGGTTATGGTTTCCATGGCACCAGCCATAAATATGTGTCAGAGCAAGCAGTTGCTTACCTCAGAAAGCCTGATGCCAAGCTCATCTCTATTCACCTGGGCAATGGTTGCAGCATGACGGCTATTCAAAACGGACAATCGCTGGATACCAGTATGGGCTTTGGTCCGCTTAGTGGGTTGATTATGGGTACCCGTACCGGCGACATTGACCCTACCGTGATCTTCTACCTCGTAAACGAACTCGGTTACGATATTAACCGCGTAAGCGACCTGGTAAACAAACAAAGCGGCATGCTTGGCCTTACAGGTTTCAGCGACATGCGCGACATTACCAAAGCCATTGAAGCAGGTGACGAAAACGCCAGACTGGCCTACGATATGTATGCCTACCGCATCAAAAAATTCATCGGCTCTTACGCAGCTGTACTTAACGGTATAGATGCCATCATCTTCACCGCAGGTGTTGGTGAAAACGATGCCCAAGTGCGTCAACTGGCTTGCGACGACTTGCAGTATTTAAATATCCATATCGACCGCGAAAAAAACTATACCCGTCAGCCTGGTATTCGTGAGATCAACACCCATTATTCACCTGTTAAGATTTTGGTGGTGCCAACTAATGAGGAGCTGGAGATTGCGAATCAGTGTTATGCGCGGTTGAAGGGATAG
- the pta gene encoding phosphate acetyltransferase → MIKTVFIASTEPHSGKSIISIGLVNMLLGKAQKIGYYKPIISHDPALYKEHHSDAIISHFDLPMQPEDTYSFTWEEATHQMESERRGEMIDTIIRKFKHLENQNDFTVVEGTDYLGEGAAFEFEINVQIAKNLRAPVIIVITGEDKTTAQVVNGALNSIRNFDEREVQVLALVANKVKPEHAKDIEELLKEQLSSDILLAVIPRDPSLYSPTMKEINQKLNGKLLFGENQLSNLADNFVTGAMQVPNFLNYLKENTLIVTPGDRGDIIISALQANLSTSYPKVAGIILTAGYEPEEPIIRLINGLQTIVPIIAVETGTFQTSNEVGNIRSKITSDNTKKIQLAIDTFNRCINTVELDKRLVTFKPSGITPRMFQYQLTEWAKSSKKHIVLPEGNDERILKAAARLVNQGIVNLTILGDVTEITAIINRLDINLDLNAVQIINPASNEHYEDYVNTLYELRKNKNVNLEMARDLMTDVSYFGTMMVYKGHADGMVSGAVHTTLHTIRPALQFIKTKPGISVVSSIFFMCLPDRISVFGDCAVNPNPTAEQLAEIAISSAESSQRFGIEPRVAMLSYSSGTSGEGEDVEKVRRATEIVKTKRPDLKVEGPIQYDAAVDPVVGSSKLPGSEVAGRASVLIFPDLNTGNNTYKAVQRETGALAIGPMLQGLNKPVNDLSRGCTVDDIFNTVIITAIQCQDK, encoded by the coding sequence ATGATTAAAACCGTTTTTATTGCCAGTACAGAACCGCACAGCGGGAAATCAATCATATCTATCGGCCTTGTAAATATGCTTTTGGGCAAAGCGCAAAAAATAGGCTATTATAAGCCCATCATCAGCCACGACCCTGCCTTATACAAAGAACATCATAGCGATGCCATTATTAGTCACTTCGATCTGCCGATGCAGCCAGAGGATACCTACTCTTTTACCTGGGAAGAAGCTACCCACCAAATGGAAAGCGAACGCCGCGGCGAAATGATTGATACCATTATCCGCAAATTTAAGCACCTCGAAAACCAGAACGATTTTACGGTTGTAGAGGGTACCGACTATTTGGGTGAAGGCGCTGCGTTTGAGTTTGAGATTAACGTACAGATTGCCAAAAACCTGCGTGCCCCGGTAATCATCGTGATAACAGGTGAAGATAAAACTACGGCACAGGTTGTAAATGGGGCATTAAACTCCATCCGTAACTTCGACGAGCGTGAGGTACAGGTGCTGGCCTTGGTGGCCAATAAAGTGAAGCCAGAACATGCGAAGGATATTGAGGAACTATTAAAAGAACAATTATCATCTGATATCCTTTTGGCCGTTATCCCGCGCGACCCAAGCTTGTACAGCCCAACCATGAAAGAGATTAACCAGAAACTAAATGGTAAACTACTCTTCGGCGAAAACCAGCTGAGCAACCTGGCCGATAACTTTGTGACCGGCGCTATGCAGGTACCCAACTTTTTAAACTATCTGAAAGAAAATACACTCATTGTTACCCCTGGCGACCGTGGCGATATCATCATCAGTGCGTTGCAAGCTAATCTTTCTACCAGTTATCCAAAAGTAGCGGGCATTATCTTAACAGCAGGATATGAGCCCGAAGAACCTATTATACGATTGATAAACGGTTTGCAAACCATTGTACCGATTATAGCTGTTGAAACCGGGACTTTCCAAACCAGTAACGAGGTGGGTAACATCCGTTCAAAGATCACTTCAGATAATACCAAGAAGATCCAACTGGCGATAGATACCTTTAACCGCTGCATCAACACTGTTGAGCTGGATAAACGTTTGGTAACCTTTAAACCATCAGGCATTACGCCGCGCATGTTCCAGTACCAACTGACCGAGTGGGCCAAAAGTTCTAAAAAACACATCGTACTACCAGAGGGTAATGATGAACGCATCCTGAAAGCGGCTGCACGTTTGGTAAACCAAGGCATAGTTAACCTCACTATTTTGGGCGATGTTACTGAGATCACAGCGATCATTAATCGCCTCGATATTAACCTCGATCTTAACGCTGTACAAATTATTAACCCCGCCAGCAACGAGCATTACGAAGACTATGTAAACACACTTTACGAACTCCGTAAAAACAAGAACGTGAACCTCGAAATGGCGCGCGATTTAATGACCGACGTATCATACTTCGGCACCATGATGGTGTATAAAGGCCATGCCGATGGGATGGTTTCGGGCGCGGTACATACCACCTTGCACACCATCAGGCCTGCATTGCAGTTTATCAAAACCAAGCCGGGCATTTCGGTGGTGTCGTCTATATTCTTTATGTGTTTGCCGGATAGGATCTCCGTTTTTGGCGATTGTGCCGTTAACCCCAACCCTACTGCCGAGCAACTGGCCGAGATTGCCATATCATCAGCAGAAAGCAGTCAGCGTTTTGGCATTGAGCCACGCGTGGCAATGCTATCCTATTCATCAGGCACATCGGGTGAGGGTGAGGATGTAGAGAAAGTTCGCCGTGCTACGGAGATCGTTAAAACCAAACGCCCGGATTTGAAAGTAGAAGGCCCTATCCAATATGATGCTGCCGTTGACCCTGTTGTGGGTAGCAGCAAGTTACCAGGATCGGAAGTGGCTGGCCGCGCAAGCGTGCTAATTTTCCCGGATTTGAATACCGGTAACAACACCTACAAAGCCGTACAGCGCGAAACCGGTGCACTGGCCATTGGCCCAATGCTGCAAGGTTTAAATAAACCCGTAAACGATTTAAGCCGCGGTTGTACAGTAGACGATATATTTAACACCGTTATTATTACGGCCATACAATGCCAGGACAAGTAG
- a CDS encoding histidine-type phosphatase yields MKTLKALLFCSTISTAVLAQNCPDNFLGTKTLYPTPHEKYAPVPAGYSPVFINHVGRHGARHLTKEVKIAYAYQLLQKADSAGALTEKGQLLKTMILRLEKVEGVDTKSISDEGRTELQDIARRMYAQNKNVFANTVNLNVGITKEIRTKQSADAFLGGLKDGLKSQPTINQYNDDTNLRFYDTAPAYKAFEEAGPYSPIMEALEKSEHITDVNKALANRIFKADFTAKRSAQQLDKFTSDVFGFTTIVYSLKSEIARAGFNTEELNFKSFFTCDELYHLGQVDVADDFYKKGPGMDLNGIQVRIAVPLLINFIKTTDEFIAGGKYTAQLRFAHAETIIPFSALLGIEAANKSTKDLTRINKDWQAAQVAPLSSNIQWILYKKANSSDYLVKILLNEKEARIAGLKTATYPYYKWGDLKAFYTKKLNDYGVKMDDDMNKYLKEIAQK; encoded by the coding sequence ATGAAAACATTAAAAGCACTTCTTTTTTGCAGCACCATTAGCACGGCTGTATTGGCTCAAAACTGCCCGGATAACTTCCTCGGCACTAAAACCCTATACCCAACTCCGCACGAAAAATATGCGCCGGTACCCGCGGGTTATAGCCCGGTATTTATTAACCATGTAGGCCGCCACGGCGCAAGGCATTTAACCAAAGAAGTTAAGATTGCCTATGCTTACCAATTACTACAAAAAGCAGATAGCGCCGGTGCGCTTACAGAAAAAGGCCAGCTGCTCAAAACGATGATTTTACGTTTGGAGAAGGTGGAGGGAGTAGATACCAAATCAATCTCGGACGAAGGCCGTACTGAACTACAAGACATTGCCCGCCGCATGTACGCACAAAACAAAAACGTATTTGCAAATACGGTAAACCTCAATGTAGGCATCACCAAAGAAATCCGTACCAAACAAAGTGCTGATGCATTTTTGGGCGGATTGAAAGACGGTTTAAAGTCTCAGCCAACCATCAACCAATATAACGACGATACCAACCTGCGTTTTTACGATACTGCACCTGCCTACAAAGCCTTTGAAGAAGCTGGCCCTTACTCTCCAATAATGGAGGCGTTAGAGAAAAGTGAACACATTACTGATGTAAATAAAGCCTTAGCCAATCGCATATTCAAAGCTGATTTCACGGCCAAACGTTCAGCTCAACAACTGGATAAATTTACCAGTGATGTTTTCGGTTTTACCACCATTGTATATTCATTAAAAAGTGAAATTGCACGCGCCGGTTTTAATACCGAAGAGCTAAACTTCAAATCGTTTTTTACCTGCGATGAGCTATATCATTTAGGCCAGGTTGATGTGGCCGATGATTTCTATAAGAAAGGCCCCGGCATGGACCTGAATGGAATCCAGGTGCGTATTGCTGTTCCCTTACTCATCAACTTCATTAAAACCACCGACGAGTTTATTGCAGGCGGCAAATACACTGCTCAGCTGCGCTTTGCCCATGCCGAAACCATTATACCTTTTAGCGCATTATTGGGTATCGAGGCAGCCAACAAATCGACGAAAGATCTTACCCGCATTAACAAAGACTGGCAGGCGGCACAGGTTGCCCCGCTCAGCTCAAACATTCAATGGATTCTTTATAAAAAAGCCAATAGTTCAGATTATCTGGTGAAGATATTATTGAACGAAAAAGAAGCGCGCATCGCAGGCTTAAAAACCGCAACTTACCCCTACTATAAGTGGGGTGATTTGAAAGCTTTCTACACCAAAAAACTAAACGATTATGGTGTTAAGATGGATGATGACATGAATAAGTATTTGAAAGAAATAGCTCAGAAATAA
- a CDS encoding TonB-dependent receptor — protein sequence MKKLLPFLILLFYSAFVFAQGTATVKGLVVDKQNGEPMLGAAVTLKNKSGYSRSTGTGLDGTFTFKNVPEGDYEVEVKYVSYQKSETNFTLRANEVRPVRIQIEAKVNNLQDVSVTARANRESDQSARKLEQRADQVLNAVSAKTIEVSPDITVANVTQRVSGVSLERSNNGEGQYAIIRGMEKRYSYTLIDGYKLPSPDNKNRYVPLDIFPADIIERLEVYKSLTPSMEGDAIAGAINMSLKNAPDDFTVKVNLGTGLSQSVADNGFTKFGNNNVELRSPRINNGDNYIANRGDFSNNGQHFSDSKLPLGLIGGLSIGGRTKDKKFGALLAGSYQDTYKDTKGTFFDTEVDAVSNLPKVTDIQARTYSTEQQRTSVLGRFDYKFDTRNIVTLDAAYIDLAQNQYRYVSDTSLTLARTGIGQGRITEQPRSIRNVQKIYNFSLHGDHQLADNFRINWTGIYSKATANENRYTLNLVTSNTLQSNGTVLQAPLTVDASNGFAQAFAHNSDEDKSGYVNLIFTPTIANTKVEFSAGGMYRNKTRTSTFDNYILTLPITNATQVYNGNVDAINFELANNRQGTPGDALNYDFTENIGAAYGQFKFTVGKLQAVGGVRYEHTNQSWLDAEPITQPGKTGSIKYYDFLPSLNLKYMLTDKQNLRLSYYSAISRPNFYELVPHTSGDPDEDYQEVGNTNLKRATADNYDLRYEFFPKPLDQFLAGVFYKRIQNPIEYALVNSNSYKDLVLEAGNFGTATNYGLELDATKYINHFGIRANYSFTESRITTSKQQAYKDANGNNTIRMVDQTRPLQGQSKNLGNLSFLYKDAKSGLDAQLSAVYTGERINRVSVYLDNDIWQKAFVSLDFSAEKRLYKQLYIYAKATNLLNTPYKLFIKLPYPPLAPAGSSGQAIEYQEAGKDTFVRRDEYGQYYILGLHYKFY from the coding sequence ATGAAAAAACTTCTCCCCTTCTTAATTCTATTGTTTTATTCTGCTTTCGTTTTTGCCCAGGGCACTGCCACGGTAAAGGGCTTAGTAGTTGATAAACAGAATGGTGAACCCATGCTTGGCGCTGCGGTTACCTTAAAAAACAAATCGGGCTATAGCCGCTCAACAGGCACTGGTTTGGACGGTACCTTTACTTTCAAAAATGTGCCTGAGGGCGATTACGAAGTTGAAGTAAAGTACGTATCATACCAAAAATCTGAAACCAATTTTACCTTAAGGGCTAACGAAGTTCGCCCTGTAAGGATACAGATTGAAGCTAAAGTAAATAACCTGCAGGATGTTAGCGTTACAGCCCGCGCCAACCGCGAAAGCGACCAAAGCGCCCGCAAACTGGAGCAGCGTGCCGACCAGGTTTTAAACGCAGTATCAGCCAAAACCATTGAAGTATCGCCGGATATTACCGTAGCTAACGTTACCCAGCGTGTATCTGGTGTATCGTTAGAGCGTAGCAACAACGGTGAGGGCCAATACGCCATTATCCGTGGTATGGAGAAACGTTACAGCTATACGCTGATTGACGGCTATAAACTTCCAAGTCCTGATAATAAGAACCGTTACGTACCACTTGATATATTCCCTGCCGATATTATTGAGCGTCTGGAGGTTTACAAATCACTAACCCCATCAATGGAAGGCGATGCAATAGCGGGTGCCATCAACATGTCGCTTAAAAATGCACCAGATGACTTTACTGTAAAAGTGAACCTGGGTACAGGCCTTTCGCAAAGTGTTGCCGATAACGGCTTTACCAAATTTGGCAACAACAATGTTGAGCTTCGCTCGCCACGTATTAACAACGGCGATAATTATATTGCCAACCGTGGAGATTTCTCAAATAATGGCCAGCACTTTAGCGACTCTAAATTACCATTGGGTTTAATTGGCGGTTTAAGCATTGGCGGCCGTACAAAAGATAAAAAGTTTGGTGCCCTGCTTGCAGGAAGCTACCAGGATACTTATAAGGATACTAAAGGTACTTTCTTCGATACCGAGGTTGATGCAGTTAGCAATTTACCTAAAGTTACCGATATACAAGCCCGTACTTACAGCACAGAGCAACAACGCACAAGCGTATTGGGCCGTTTCGATTATAAATTCGACACCCGCAATATTGTAACTTTAGACGCTGCATACATCGATTTGGCTCAAAACCAATATCGTTATGTATCAGATACCAGCTTAACACTGGCACGTACCGGCATTGGCCAGGGCCGTATTACAGAGCAGCCAAGAAGTATCCGTAACGTGCAAAAGATCTATAATTTTTCTTTACACGGCGACCACCAGTTAGCCGATAACTTCCGCATTAACTGGACCGGTATTTACTCAAAAGCTACAGCTAATGAGAACCGTTACACTTTAAATCTGGTTACCTCAAATACCCTGCAATCAAACGGAACAGTATTACAGGCACCGCTAACTGTTGATGCTTCTAACGGTTTCGCGCAAGCCTTCGCCCATAACTCGGATGAGGATAAAAGCGGTTATGTAAACTTAATTTTCACGCCAACCATTGCCAATACCAAGGTTGAGTTTAGTGCCGGCGGTATGTACCGTAATAAAACCCGTACCAGTACTTTTGACAACTATATTTTAACCCTGCCTATTACCAACGCTACCCAGGTATATAACGGTAATGTAGATGCCATTAACTTCGAGCTGGCCAACAACAGGCAAGGTACACCGGGCGACGCATTGAACTATGACTTCACCGAAAACATTGGTGCAGCTTATGGTCAGTTTAAATTTACTGTAGGTAAATTACAAGCCGTGGGTGGTGTACGCTATGAGCATACCAACCAAAGCTGGTTAGATGCCGAGCCGATTACACAGCCGGGTAAAACAGGTTCAATCAAATATTACGATTTCCTGCCGAGCCTGAACTTGAAGTACATGCTTACTGATAAACAAAATTTACGTTTATCATACTATTCTGCTATTAGCCGCCCTAACTTCTACGAGTTGGTACCACATACCAGCGGTGACCCTGATGAAGATTATCAGGAAGTTGGTAACACTAATTTAAAACGTGCTACTGCCGATAACTATGACCTGCGTTATGAGTTCTTCCCTAAACCATTGGATCAATTCTTAGCAGGCGTATTCTATAAACGCATCCAAAATCCGATAGAGTACGCTTTGGTAAACTCAAACTCATATAAAGACCTTGTTTTAGAGGCGGGCAACTTTGGTACAGCTACCAACTATGGTTTAGAGCTGGATGCAACCAAGTATATTAACCACTTCGGTATCCGTGCCAACTACTCGTTTACAGAGTCGCGCATTACTACTTCAAAACAACAGGCTTATAAGGATGCTAACGGTAACAACACCATCAGAATGGTTGATCAAACCCGCCCGTTACAAGGCCAGTCTAAAAATCTGGGTAATTTATCGTTTTTATACAAAGACGCTAAAAGTGGTTTAGATGCACAATTATCAGCAGTTTATACCGGCGAGCGTATAAACCGTGTATCTGTTTACTTAGATAATGATATTTGGCAAAAAGCATTTGTGAGCTTAGACTTCTCGGCAGAGAAACGTCTATATAAACAACTGTACATTTATGCTAAAGCCACAAACTTATTAAATACACCATACAAGTTATTTATTAAACTGCCATATCCTCCGTTAGCCCCTGCCGGTTCAAGCGGTCAGGCTATTGAATACCAGGAAGCAGGTAAAGACACCTTTGTAAGAAGAGACGAATACGGCCAGTACTATATACTTGGTTTACACTATAAATTCTATTAA
- a CDS encoding threonine synthase — translation MNTPTETETDSLLINLTCPECGKVHDAAIVNTVCTNEDCKSTLFAQYDLSTGISKDILNGRPATMWRYKEFLPVMDQKYIVTLGEGFTPIIPIENLKSFIGDNEVFWKDESGNPTGSFKARGISAAVSKAKELGIEAIATPTAGNAGGALAAYAARAGVKAIVYMPKQTPQVFKDECRLYGAELLEVDGNISDCGKLINEHALLNGWFQVSTLKEPYRLEGKKTMGYEIAEQFNWQLPDVIFYPTGGGTGLIGIWKAFDEMEQLGWIGSKRPRMVAVQSQSCDGIVSAFNAGQRVSEFADGGFTIANGLRVPKPYADKQILKVLRESNGTALTISDAEMSQALKEIARHEGMLIAPEGAALWQAYKKLKASNWVKPGEQVLLINTGSGYKYLENIVVE, via the coding sequence ATGAATACCCCGACTGAAACTGAAACGGATTCCCTGCTTATAAATTTAACCTGCCCCGAATGCGGCAAAGTACATGATGCTGCCATTGTAAATACGGTTTGTACAAATGAGGATTGCAAGTCTACCCTGTTTGCGCAATATGATTTGTCGACAGGTATCAGTAAAGATATTCTGAATGGCCGACCGGCAACCATGTGGCGCTATAAAGAGTTTCTGCCGGTTATGGACCAAAAGTATATAGTAACGCTGGGCGAAGGCTTTACCCCTATTATCCCTATCGAAAACCTGAAAAGTTTTATAGGTGATAATGAGGTTTTCTGGAAAGATGAATCGGGTAACCCAACAGGCTCATTCAAAGCCCGGGGAATAAGCGCGGCAGTATCAAAAGCTAAAGAACTGGGTATCGAAGCCATTGCCACACCTACTGCCGGTAATGCAGGCGGTGCTTTGGCTGCTTATGCAGCACGTGCAGGCGTCAAAGCCATTGTGTACATGCCCAAACAAACACCACAAGTTTTTAAGGATGAATGCCGCCTGTATGGTGCCGAACTGCTGGAGGTTGACGGTAACATCAGCGATTGTGGCAAACTGATTAACGAACATGCTTTGCTTAATGGCTGGTTCCAGGTATCAACCCTCAAAGAACCTTATCGCCTTGAAGGCAAAAAAACCATGGGTTACGAAATTGCCGAACAGTTTAATTGGCAGCTCCCCGATGTAATATTTTATCCAACCGGCGGCGGTACAGGCCTCATAGGCATTTGGAAAGCCTTTGATGAAATGGAACAACTGGGTTGGATCGGCAGCAAACGTCCACGTATGGTTGCCGTGCAATCGCAAAGTTGTGATGGCATTGTTTCGGCATTTAATGCCGGTCAGCGTGTATCAGAATTTGCTGATGGCGGTTTTACCATTGCCAACGGTCTGCGCGTACCCAAACCTTATGCCGATAAACAGATACTAAAAGTGCTTCGCGAAAGCAATGGCACAGCCCTCACCATCAGTGATGCCGAAATGAGCCAGGCCCTCAAAGAAATTGCCCGCCACGAAGGTATGCTCATAGCACCGGAAGGCGCTGCACTTTGGCAGGCCTATAAAAAACTGAAAGCCAGCAACTGGGTTAAACCCGGCGAGCAGGTATTGCTGATTAATACAGGCAGCGGGTACAAATACCTGGAGAATATAGTTGTGGAGTGA
- a CDS encoding M28 family peptidase: protein MIKLYKQLIHISLIFTATTSFAQQVKLSANVEQAMQQVSPDDIKAHITYLADDKLKGRGPGTEGYQMAVDYVVGQLKSLDVKPAGENNTWLQTVRLRKAFIGDANLSISNGPANSTTITKGKDYVVYPNPLLPQVSVNPAQLAFVGYGISEPALGYDDYAGIDVKGKIVIITRGAPDKFSSSVSAHVMNASQILKVAAQHGAVGVIMGSADSAARVANISRGVYSIMDDKGAVSVSRTFYSKQLSLYASINYALFSSLLEQAGKNLKEILPQLKAGQPSSMLLKASAGASLTSTYQDILSYNVIGKIEGSDPKLKNEYVVHSAHLDHLGIDKPVQGDSIYNGAHDNASGVASVISIAKIYHSIKVKPKRSILVVLVTGEELGDLGSNYFAKHPTVPVKSMVADVNTDMPTIIAPLLSITALGAEHSSLEKNVAQAAAYMGLDVEPDPEPKQARFTRSDQYSFVLEGIPALHIKYGAKTADGKNNLNDFVATWRAKYYHKPQDDINGIFDFEAGKKYAQLNFLIGYLVAQDPAWPTWNPGDIFATR from the coding sequence ATGATTAAACTTTACAAGCAGTTAATCCATATTTCGCTCATATTTACTGCGACTACAAGCTTTGCCCAACAGGTAAAATTAAGCGCAAATGTTGAGCAGGCTATGCAACAGGTCAGCCCCGATGATATTAAGGCACATATTACCTATTTGGCCGATGATAAACTGAAAGGCCGCGGCCCGGGTACAGAAGGCTACCAGATGGCGGTTGATTATGTAGTTGGCCAGCTTAAAAGCCTTGATGTTAAGCCCGCAGGCGAAAACAATACCTGGCTGCAAACCGTAAGGCTGCGTAAGGCATTTATTGGCGATGCAAACCTGTCAATCTCAAATGGCCCTGCCAATAGTACTACTATTACAAAAGGTAAAGATTATGTGGTTTACCCAAATCCATTATTGCCGCAGGTGAGTGTAAACCCTGCCCAACTGGCGTTTGTAGGTTACGGCATCAGCGAACCTGCTTTAGGTTATGATGATTATGCAGGCATTGATGTTAAAGGCAAAATTGTGATCATTACCCGCGGTGCGCCCGATAAATTTTCATCTTCGGTTTCGGCGCATGTGATGAACGCTTCGCAGATATTGAAAGTGGCTGCACAGCATGGTGCGGTTGGTGTAATTATGGGTTCTGCGGATTCTGCTGCACGTGTGGCCAATATCAGCCGTGGTGTTTATAGTATTATGGACGATAAGGGTGCGGTTTCTGTATCACGTACTTTTTATTCAAAACAACTAAGCCTGTACGCCAGCATTAACTATGCTTTGTTTAGCTCGTTATTAGAACAGGCAGGAAAAAACCTGAAAGAAATATTGCCGCAACTAAAAGCAGGTCAACCGTCTTCTATGCTGTTAAAAGCAAGTGCGGGCGCATCCTTAACCTCAACTTACCAAGACATATTGAGCTATAACGTAATTGGTAAGATTGAAGGATCAGACCCTAAATTAAAAAATGAATATGTAGTACATAGTGCGCACTTAGACCATCTTGGTATAGACAAACCCGTGCAGGGTGATTCTATCTATAACGGCGCGCACGATAATGCATCTGGTGTGGCGAGTGTGATCAGCATTGCCAAGATCTATCATAGCATCAAAGTAAAACCTAAACGTTCTATTTTAGTGGTACTGGTTACAGGTGAAGAACTGGGCGATCTTGGTTCTAACTATTTCGCCAAACACCCAACCGTGCCCGTTAAAAGCATGGTGGCCGATGTAAATACCGATATGCCGACTATCATCGCACCACTATTATCTATCACCGCTTTAGGTGCCGAGCATTCATCCTTAGAGAAAAATGTAGCACAGGCAGCAGCCTATATGGGCCTGGATGTTGAACCCGATCCTGAACCTAAACAAGCCCGTTTTACCCGCAGTGATCAGTATAGTTTTGTGCTCGAAGGTATCCCTGCCCTGCACATTAAATATGGCGCTAAAACAGCTGATGGCAAAAACAATCTGAATGATTTTGTTGCTACCTGGCGTGCCAAATACTACCATAAACCTCAGGACGATATTAACGGGATCTTTGATTTTGAGGCTGGTAAAAAATATGCACAGCTTAATTTCCTGATCGGTTACCTGGTTGCACAAGACCCGGCATGGCCAACCTGGAACCCCGGCGATATATTTGCCACTAGATAA
- a CDS encoding C40 family peptidase, with amino-acid sequence MEYGISNLAIIAMRKEAREQSEMVSQLLFGEVYEIMERTEKWARIIAAHDGYEGWISFNQITNITEDEYRKFAADNLLTNKAISAVVKQSDSTLVYIPFGSSLPGVTDSVLRIGEERYEINNNTSAGVGMLALAQSFLNAPYLWGGRTHFGIDCSGLVQAVFRQMGINLKRDAYLQAEQGTAVDFLPEVKPGDVAFFDNDEGRIIHVGIMMNNEQIIHASGRVKIERMDGQGIYSEEFKRYTHKLRIIKRFL; translated from the coding sequence ATGGAATACGGTATCAGTAATCTGGCAATTATCGCTATGCGGAAAGAAGCCCGCGAGCAAAGTGAAATGGTTTCGCAACTGCTTTTTGGCGAAGTTTATGAAATTATGGAGCGTACCGAAAAATGGGCACGCATTATTGCCGCACATGATGGATATGAAGGCTGGATTAGTTTTAACCAGATCACCAATATTACAGAAGATGAATACCGTAAGTTTGCTGCCGATAACTTACTTACCAACAAGGCCATCAGCGCAGTTGTAAAACAATCTGATAGTACGCTGGTATACATTCCTTTTGGTAGCTCGCTTCCCGGCGTTACTGATAGTGTATTGAGGATAGGAGAAGAGCGTTACGAGATTAATAATAATACTTCGGCAGGGGTGGGTATGCTGGCTCTGGCGCAGTCTTTTTTAAATGCGCCTTATCTTTGGGGTGGCCGTACACATTTTGGTATCGATTGTTCTGGGCTGGTACAAGCGGTGTTTCGCCAAATGGGGATTAACTTAAAGCGGGATGCCTATCTACAGGCAGAGCAGGGTACAGCAGTTGACTTTTTACCCGAAGTTAAACCGGGCGACGTTGCCTTTTTTGATAACGATGAAGGCCGGATTATTCATGTAGGCATTATGATGAATAATGAGCAGATTATCCATGCATCAGGCAGGGTAAAAATTGAACGGATGGATGGGCAGGGTATTTATTCGGAAGAGTTTAAACGCTATACCCACAAACTTCGTATTATTAAAAGATTCCTTTAA